In Pseudoduganella albidiflava, a single window of DNA contains:
- a CDS encoding alpha/beta hydrolase — MKNPLRALAAACCFVAGGALAQGASIALEGAPYVLEGTEVRTVRARELQRDYQIYVSLPPSYARSGRSYPVVFVTDAPYAFPLTRAIASRAGRKGRTIGEFILVGLSYANGDTPEYSRRRDYTPGPPDDPDVRSDMPGREPKFGEAAAFARFIANDVFPFVTKHYRADMHRKTFIGHSYGSLLGLEMLFGERAMFENYVLGSPSLWFGRRMMFEREKAVAASRRDIRANVLLAVGEYEAIRPGPRFNKREDLVRDMRAFKAALKSRNYPGLKVDADVIPEEDHLTVGPAVITRGLRWALPGSEE; from the coding sequence ATGAAGAACCCTCTCCGCGCGCTCGCCGCCGCGTGCTGCTTCGTGGCCGGCGGCGCGCTGGCCCAGGGCGCCTCGATCGCGCTCGAGGGCGCGCCGTATGTGCTGGAAGGAACCGAGGTGCGCACCGTGCGCGCCCGCGAACTGCAGCGCGATTACCAGATCTATGTGAGCCTGCCACCGTCGTATGCCCGCTCCGGGCGCAGCTACCCGGTAGTGTTCGTGACGGACGCTCCCTACGCCTTTCCCCTGACGCGCGCGATCGCCAGCCGCGCAGGCCGCAAGGGCCGCACGATCGGCGAATTCATCCTGGTGGGACTGTCCTACGCGAACGGCGATACGCCGGAATACAGCCGCCGCCGCGACTACACGCCGGGCCCGCCCGACGATCCCGACGTGCGCTCCGACATGCCGGGCCGCGAACCGAAGTTCGGCGAGGCGGCCGCGTTCGCCCGCTTCATCGCCAACGACGTGTTCCCGTTCGTGACGAAGCACTACCGCGCCGACATGCACCGCAAGACCTTCATCGGCCATTCATATGGTTCGCTGCTGGGCCTGGAAATGCTGTTCGGCGAACGGGCGATGTTCGAGAATTACGTGCTGGGCAGCCCGTCGCTGTGGTTCGGCCGGCGCATGATGTTCGAGCGCGAGAAGGCCGTCGCGGCCAGCCGCAGGGATATCCGCGCCAATGTGCTGCTGGCCGTGGGCGAGTACGAAGCGATCCGGCCGGGGCCGCGCTTCAACAAGCGCGAAGACCTGGTGCGCGACATGCGCGCCTTCAAGGCGGCGCTGAAGTCGCGCAATTACCCGGGCCTGAAGGTCGATGCCGATGTGATTCCCGAGGAAGACCATCTCACCGTGGGCCCCGCCGTCATCACGCGCGGCCTGCGCTGGGCGCTGCCGGGCAGCGAAGAGTAG